CACTGGCACCAGGCGCTTCGCTCGCAGCCCGCCGACGCCTTCCTCACCGATCCCGACACCGCACTCGCTGCGGCGATCCTGTTCGACCAGGTTCCGCGCAACATCTACCGCGGCCACGCCGACGCCTTTGCCACCGACAGCCTCGCCCGCGCGATCGCGCGCGGCATCGTGACGCGCGGCTGGCACCAGAATTGGCCCGACGAGCGCCGCAAGTTCGCCTGCCTGCCCTTTCAGCACAGCGAAGACATCGACGACCAGCGCGAATCGCTGCGCCTTTTCGCCGCGTTCGACGACCCGATGTTCCGGGATTATGCGCAGAAGCATTTCGACATCGTCGACCGCTTTGGCCGCTTTCCGCACCGCAACGAGGCGCTCGGCCGCGCGACCCGGCCGGAGGAAGAGGCAGCGATAGAAGAGGGCAGGAATTGGTGATAGGCAGGCCGCGACTGGGAGACGCGCCATGGCCGAATTCACCGACACGCTGACCGACAAACATATCGCCTTCATCGAAAAGCAGCCGGTCTTCTTCACCGCGACCGCCGCGCGCGACGGCCGCATCAACCTGTCGCCCAAGGGTTATGCCGACAGTTTCAGGATATTGTCCGAACGGCAGGTCGCCTATCTCGACCTCGGCGGGTCGGGCAACGAAACCCACGCACATCTGGCCGCGGACGGCCGAATCACCATCATGTTCTGCGCCTTCGACCGCAGTGCGCTGATCCTGCGCATTTACGGCCACGGCCACCCCGTGCTGCCGCAGGATGCCGAGTGGGACGCACTCGCGGCGCATTTCACCCTGCTCCCCGGTACGCGCCAGATTTTCGTGATCGACGTCGACAGCGTGCAGACGAGCTGCGGCTGGGGCGTACCGATGATGGAATTGCAAGGCGAGCGCGAGACGCTGCAGAAATATCACCGGCAGGCCGATCCCGCGCTGTGGGTCGAGAAGTTTCAGGAGCGCACGAAAAGCATCGACGGCCTGCCGACGCGCCCGACCGACCGCTTCATCGCCGGGGAAACCGCCTGATGCCGCTGGTCGAGCTGGTGCGCCTGCCCAACGGCGCCGAGGCCGAACTGCTGCGCGGCCGCCTCGAAAGCGCGGGCGTCCACGCCGTGTGCTTCGACGCGGGCATGAACATCGCCGAAAGCGTCGGGCTGATGATCCCGGTGCGGATCATGGTGCTCGACGAGGATCTGGGCGAGGCACGGGCGCTGATGGCCGAGTTTGGCGCGGAGTAGGCGCGCAACCGAAGCCCGCTGCCATTCGTGTTGATATCAAAGAAGCATTGAAAGCCGCTGTTCCACCGCATGATCAAGGTCGCCAGTTACAATATGCGCAAGGGCATCGGGCTCGACCGTCGCCGCGATCCCGGCCGCGTGCTGGCGGTGCTGCGCGAACTCGACGCCGACATCGTCGCGTTGCAGGAGGCCGATCGCCGCTTCGGCACGCGCGCGAGCGCGATCCCGCCGCACATGTTCGAGGAGCATAGCGATTATGTGCCCGTCGACCTGCTCCACGGTCGTCCCTATGCGATCGGCTGGCACGGCAATGCGCTGCTCGTGCGCAAGGGCGCCGAGGTCGAGGAAAGCCATGCGCTCCACCTGCCGACGCTCGAACCGAGGGGCGCGGTCGCCGCGACGGTGCGGATCGGCGACACGCGGCTGCGCGTCGTCGGCATGCACCTCGACATTTCGGGGCTGCGGCGCCGCCAGCAGGCGCGGGCGATCCTGCACCACATCGCCGAGGGCGAAAAACTGCCGACGATCCTGATGGGCGACTGCAACGAATGGCGGCAAACGGGCGGTTGCCTCGCCGATTTCGGCGCCGAGCATCGGCTCGTCGACACGGGGCACAGCTTTCACAGCCGCCGCCCGGTCGCCAAGCTCGACCGCATTTTCGCCTCACCCGACCTCGATCCGGTCGATGCCGGCGTCCACCGCAGCGCCCTCGCCGCGCGCGCGTCGGATCATCTGCCGATCTGGGCGCGGTTTAGAGCGCGATGACATGATATTGATCCTCCGTCACGGTGGATCAATATCATGTCATCGCGCTCTAAGGCAGTCGATTAAAGATCGTCACCCCCGCGAAGGCGGGGGCCGCCACCGGCCTTTTCCCGCGTCGCTGCATAAACCGACAGCGGCCCCCGCCTTCGCGGGGGCGACGGTGCTTCTTCTGCCCAAAAATTAGGCAAAGCTCTGCCTCGCCTGCCCATCAAACGCACGATCTGGTGCGTGAGCGACTCAAAAACCATCACAAAATGTCAACTTTTGCTCGCGCGACGCAATCTGGCACGGCTGTTGCACCGCAACATGGTGCCATTAGCAAAAGGGGGCATCATGAAGCTGATCCTGGCAATCATCAAACCGTTCAAGCTCGACGAGGTGCGCGAAGCGCTCACCGGGCTGGGCATCGCCGGCATGACCGTGACCGAGGTCAAGGGGTTCGGACGGCAAAAGGGGCAGACCGAAATCTATCGCGGCGCCGAATATGCGACCAACATGGTGCCCAAGGTGAAGATCGAGCTCGTCTGCGACGACGCGCTCGCACCGCGGGTGGTCGAAACGCTGCAACAAAGCGCCGGCACCGGGTCGATCGGCGATGGCAAGATTTTCGTGCTCGACGTGGGTCAGGCGGTGCGCATCCGCACCGGCGAGACCGGCGAGGCGGCTCTCTAAATGACGAAGGGGGAAACTATGACGTTCGCAAACAAGATTGCGGCGGGCGCCGGGGCCGTGGGCCTTTCGCTGTTCGCCGCGCTGCCCGCCTGGGCGCAAGAGGCCGCAACCGCGGTGGCCGCACCAGCAGCGCCCGCGGCCGAAGCCGCGGCGCCCGCCGCTTTTGTGCCGACCGCCGAAATGGTCAACAAGGGCGACGTGGCCTGGATGCTCGTCGCCTCGGCGCTGGTGCTGATGATGTCGGTGCCTGCGCTGGCGCTGTTCTACGGCGGCCTGGTCCGCGCTAAGAATATGCTGTCGGTGCTGATGCAGGTGCTGACCATCGTCTGCGTCGCCGCGCTGGTCTGGTTCAGCTGGGGCTATTCGATGGCCTTCACCTCCACCGGTACGCCCTGGCCGACGATTGTCGGCGGTCTCGACAAGGCGTTCCTTGCCGGCGTCGATGTGACGACCTTTGCCGCCACCTTCTCGAACGGGGTGTATCTCCCCGAATATGTCTTTGTGATCTTCCAGATGACCTTTGCCTGCATCACCCCGGCACTGATCGTCGGGGCGTTTGCGGAGCGCGTGAAGTTCACCCCGCTGATCATCTTCACCGTGCTCTGGCTGACGTTCGCCTATTTCCCGATCGCGCACATGGTGTGGTACTGGGCCGGTCCGGACTTCCTGCACGCCGCGCCGACCGACATGGGTCTGCTGTGGGGCTGGGGTGCGCTCGACTTTGCCGGCGGCACCGTCGTCCACATCAACGCGGGTATTGCCGGTCTGGTCGGCTGCCTCGTGATCGGTCCGCGCATGGGTTACAACACCGAACCGATGCCCCCGCACAATCTGGTCATGACGATGATCGGCGCCTCGTTGCTGTGGATCGGCTGGTTCGGTTTCAACGCCGGTTCGGGTCTCGAAGCCAACGTCTTTGGCGCGCTGGCCTTCATCAATACGCTCGTCGCAACTGCGGCTGCGGGCGCGACCTGGGCGATCATCGAACAGATCGTACACAAGAAACCGTCGTTGCTGGGCGCTGCGTCCGGCGTGGTCGCCGGTCTCGTCGCGATCACCCCGGCGGCGGGCTTCGCCCATCCCGGCACCGCGATCCTGCTCGGCGCCGTCGCCTCGCTGGGCTGCTTCTTCTTCGTCACCACGGTGAAAAAGAAGTTCAAATATGACGACTCGCTCGACGTGTTCGGCATTCATGCGGTTGGCGGCATCATCGGCGCGATCGGCACCGGCTTCGTCGCCAATCCGGCGTGGGGCGGTCAGGGCTGGATCGATTACACCGCGCCCGTCGCCGTGGCCGGCGAGTTCGACCTGACTGGCCAGGTGATGACCCAGATCTGGGCCGTCGGCACCACCGTGCTGTGGACCGGTGTGGTCAGCGCGGTGCTGTTCCTCGGCCTCAAATACACCATCGGCCTGCGCCCGACGAAGGACGTCGAGCAGGAGGGACTCGACCTCGCCGAACATGGGGAGCGCGCCTACAATCTTTGACGAGACAGGATACCCGTCGCCGCACGTCTCTCTCCTTTCAAAAGACGGCGGCGGGATCCTCACCAGGTTCCTCCTGCGAACCACTGGCCGGGGTTTATCCCCGGCCATTTTTTTTAACGTGGCCGGGATGGCCGCGGGCCGGGGTTTTACTCCGGTCATTTTTCGACCGTGGCGCCGATGCAACAGCGCGCCGTCAATCGGTCGCGACCGATTCGTGCGCCATTGCGCAATTGCGACAAGAAGCGCACCTTCGCCGCCGGACCGACGCCAGATCGGCCACCAGGAGGAGGATTATCATGAATGCACGGGCATCATTGCTCGCGGGCCTGTCTTCGCTTG
This DNA window, taken from Sphingopyxis alaskensis RB2256, encodes the following:
- a CDS encoding ammonium transporter — encoded protein: MTFANKIAAGAGAVGLSLFAALPAWAQEAATAVAAPAAPAAEAAAPAAFVPTAEMVNKGDVAWMLVASALVLMMSVPALALFYGGLVRAKNMLSVLMQVLTIVCVAALVWFSWGYSMAFTSTGTPWPTIVGGLDKAFLAGVDVTTFAATFSNGVYLPEYVFVIFQMTFACITPALIVGAFAERVKFTPLIIFTVLWLTFAYFPIAHMVWYWAGPDFLHAAPTDMGLLWGWGALDFAGGTVVHINAGIAGLVGCLVIGPRMGYNTEPMPPHNLVMTMIGASLLWIGWFGFNAGSGLEANVFGALAFINTLVATAAAGATWAIIEQIVHKKPSLLGAASGVVAGLVAITPAAGFAHPGTAILLGAVASLGCFFFVTTVKKKFKYDDSLDVFGIHAVGGIIGAIGTGFVANPAWGGQGWIDYTAPVAVAGEFDLTGQVMTQIWAVGTTVLWTGVVSAVLFLGLKYTIGLRPTKDVEQEGLDLAEHGERAYNL
- a CDS encoding pyridoxamine 5'-phosphate oxidase family protein is translated as MAEFTDTLTDKHIAFIEKQPVFFTATAARDGRINLSPKGYADSFRILSERQVAYLDLGGSGNETHAHLAADGRITIMFCAFDRSALILRIYGHGHPVLPQDAEWDALAAHFTLLPGTRQIFVIDVDSVQTSCGWGVPMMELQGERETLQKYHRQADPALWVEKFQERTKSIDGLPTRPTDRFIAGETA
- a CDS encoding DUF924 family protein → MAATDIPPPPADWAQRLLAFWFDRHTMDDWYGGGPDFDAEVRDLAEHWHQALRSQPADAFLTDPDTALAAAILFDQVPRNIYRGHADAFATDSLARAIARGIVTRGWHQNWPDERRKFACLPFQHSEDIDDQRESLRLFAAFDDPMFRDYAQKHFDIVDRFGRFPHRNEALGRATRPEEEAAIEEGRNW
- a CDS encoding DUF2007 domain-containing protein gives rise to the protein MPLVELVRLPNGAEAELLRGRLESAGVHAVCFDAGMNIAESVGLMIPVRIMVLDEDLGEARALMAEFGAE
- a CDS encoding P-II family nitrogen regulator, which codes for MKLILAIIKPFKLDEVREALTGLGIAGMTVTEVKGFGRQKGQTEIYRGAEYATNMVPKVKIELVCDDALAPRVVETLQQSAGTGSIGDGKIFVLDVGQAVRIRTGETGEAAL
- a CDS encoding endonuclease/exonuclease/phosphatase family protein, producing MIKVASYNMRKGIGLDRRRDPGRVLAVLRELDADIVALQEADRRFGTRASAIPPHMFEEHSDYVPVDLLHGRPYAIGWHGNALLVRKGAEVEESHALHLPTLEPRGAVAATVRIGDTRLRVVGMHLDISGLRRRQQARAILHHIAEGEKLPTILMGDCNEWRQTGGCLADFGAEHRLVDTGHSFHSRRPVAKLDRIFASPDLDPVDAGVHRSALAARASDHLPIWARFRAR